Proteins co-encoded in one Neofelis nebulosa isolate mNeoNeb1 chromosome 2, mNeoNeb1.pri, whole genome shotgun sequence genomic window:
- the DRAXIN gene encoding draxin — translation MAGPSTHAVPMLFLALLVLSELSLAGSLGPGTPARNLPENHIDLQGPALWMPQASHHRRRGLGKKERGPGMPGRAQDGAVVATTRQASRLPGPGEPLPGQSPAGLLEDKGPLLGLALPYPEKENRSPGSERVKKRGREFKRRRERLKLHRGRALVRGPSSLMKKAEASEDQAPDATMEESSTSLAPTILYLTTFEAAPATEESLILPVTSLWPQAQPRPDGEVMPTLDMALFDWTDYEDLKPEVWPSAKKKEKHWGKLSSDGNGTSQAEGEPCDHHQDCLPGSCCDLREHLCTPHNRGLNNKCFDDCMCMEGLRCYAKFHRNRRVTRRKGRCVEPETANGDQGSFINV, via the exons ATGGCCGGGCCCAGCACCCACGCTGTCCCCATGCTGTTCCTCGCCCTCCTGGTGCTCTCGGAGCTGAGCCTGGCAGGCTCCCTGGGACCTGGAACCCCGGCTCGGAACCTTCCTGAGAATCACATCGACCTCCAGGGCCCAGCACTGTGGATGCCTCAGGCCAGCCACCACCGCCGGCGGGGCCTGGGCAAGAAGGAGCGGGGCCCAGGCATGCCCGGCCGGGCTCAGGATGGGGCTGTGGTCGCCACCACCAGGCAGGCCTCCAGGCTGCCAGGGCCAGGGGAGCCGCTGCCCGGGCAGAGTCCTGCAGGCCTACTGGAGGACAAGGGCCCGCTCCTAGGGCTGGCACTGCCCTACCCGGAGAAGGAGAACCGGTCTCCCGGGTCAGAGAGGGTCAAGAAACGTGGCAGGGAGTTCAAGAGACGCAGGGAAAGGTTGAAACTGCACAGAG GCCGAGCCTTGGTCCGAGGTCCTAGCTCCCTGATGAAGAAGGCAGAGGCGTCCGAAGACCAGGCACCGGATGCCACGATGGAGGAATCCTCCACCAGCCTGGCCCCCACCATCCTGTACCTAACCACCTTTGAGGCAGCCCCTGCCACAGAAGAGTCCCTGATCCTGCCTGTCACATCCCTGTGGCCCCAG GCTCAGCCCAGGCCTGATGGGGAGGTGATGCCCACACTGGACATGGCCTTGTTCGACTGGACCGATTATGAAGACTTAAAACCTGAGGTCTGGCCCTCTGCAAAAAAGAAAG AGAAACACTGGGGTAAACTCTCCAGCGACGGGAACGGAACGTCACAGGCTGAGGGTGAGCCGTGCGACCATCATCAAGACTGCCTGCCAG GGAGCTGCTGTGACCTTCGGGAACATCTCTGCACGCCCCACAACCGCGGCCTCAACAACAAATGCTTTGATGATTGCATGTGTATGGAAG GGCTGCGCTGCTATGCCAAATTCCACCGGAACCGCAGGGTCACACGGAGGAAGGGGCGCTGCGTGGAGCCGGAGACGGCCAACGGCGACCAGGGATCCTTCATCAACGTCTAG